The Cellulomonas flavigena DSM 20109 DNA segment CCGCTCTGGCGGAGGTTCCGCGTCACCATGTCGCGGAAGCCGGCGATGGCCGTCATGATGCAAGGTCCTTTGCTGTCTCGCGCTCGATGGTCATGAGCTCCATCAGCCGCTCCTGGGTGGCCTCGGCGACGGGCAGCTCACCGGTGATGCGCCCGAACGCGAGGGTGTAGACGCGGTCGCAGATGCCGAGCAGCTCGGGCAGCTCGGAGGAGATGACGACGACCGCCTTCCCCGCCGCGACCATCCTGTTGATGATCGTGTAGATCTCGTACTTCGCGCCGACGTCGATGCCGCGCGTCGGCTCGTCGAGGATGAGCACGTCGGGCTCGGTGTAGAGCCACTTGGCGAGGACGACCTTCTGCTGGTTGCCGCCGGACAGCTTGCCGGTGAGCGCCATGACCGTCGGTGCCTTGATGTTGAGGGACGCGCGGTACTCCTCCGCGACCTTGATCTCCTCGTTGCCGTTGACCCAGCCGCGGCGGGCCAGGCGGCGCATGCCGGCGGCGGAGATGTTGCGGCGGATGTCCTCGATGAGGTTGAGCCCGTACCGCTTGCGGTCCTCGGTGGCGTAGGCCAGCCCGTGCCGGATCGCCTCGTCGACGTCGCGGACCTGGATCTCCTGACCGTCCTTGTAGATGCGGCCGCTGATGCCGCGGCCGTAGGAGCGCCCGAAGATGCTCATCGCGAGCTCGGTACGGCCGGCACCCATGAGCCCGGCGATCCCGACGACCTCGCCGGCCCGCACGTTGAACGACGCACCGTCGATGACGACCCGGTCGGACTGCGTGGGGTGGTGCACGGTCCAGTCCTCGACGCGCAGCACCTCGTCCCCGATCTGCGGCGTGCGCTCGGGGTACCGGTGCTCGAGGTCGCGGCCGACCATGCCGCGGATGATGCGGTCCTGCGTCGACGTCGGCTCGGACATGTCGATCGTCTCGATCGTGCGGCCGTCGCGGATGATGGTCGTGCGGTCGGCGATCTCGGCGATCTCGTTGAGCTTGTGGCTGATGATGATCGACGTGATGCCCTGGCCCTTGAGGTGGCGCAGGAGACCGAGCAGGTGCTCGGAGTCGTTGTCGTTGAGCGCGGCGGTCGGCTCGTCGAGGATCAGCAGGCGGACCTGCTTGGACAGCGCCTTGGCGATCTCGATGAGCTGCTGCTTGCCCACGCCGAGCTGCGAGACCGGCGTCGTCGGGTTCTCGTCGAGCCCGACGCGTGCCAGGAGCTTGGCGGCCTCGGCGTTGGCCTTGTTCCAGTCGATGAGCGACGCGGTGCCCCGCACCTCGTTGCCGAGGAAGATGTTCTCCGCGACCGACAGGTACGGCACCAGCGCGAGCTCCTGGTGGATGATGACGATGCCGCGGCCCTCGGAGTCGTTGATCGAGCCGAACTCGACCTCCTCGCCCTCGAAGACGATCGCGCCGTCGTAGGTGCCGTGCGGGTACACGCCGGACAGGACCTTCATGAGGGTCGACTTGCCGGCGCCGTTCTCACCGCAGATGGCGTGGATCTCGCCGCGCTGCACGGTCAGGCTGACGTCCTGCAGCGCCTTGACTCCCGGGAAGGTCTTGGTGATGGACCGCATCTCGAGGATGTCGCTGTGGTCCATGACCCCTCCGTTCAGTGGTTTCGGGTGGTGGGGCAGGGCGCGGCCCGGCCGCCTCGTGGGCGGACCGGGCCGCGCCGTCAGACCTGGGTCACTTGGCGACGCCGGACTTGACCTCGTCCTCGGTCCAGTAGCCCGAGTCGACGAGCAGGGGCGTGATGTCGTCGGCGAAGACCGGGTCGACGTCGAGCAGGTAGGACGGGACGACCTTCTTGCCGTTGTCGTACGTCTCGGTGTCGTTCGCCTCGGGCTCCTCGCCGTCGATGAACGCCTGCGCGGCCTCGATGGACTGGGCCGCGAGCTTGCGGGTGTCCTTGAAGATCGTCGAGGACTGCACGCCGTCGGCGATGAGCTTCACGGAGGCGACCTCGGCGTCCTGGCCGGTGACGATCGGCAGGCCGGCCTCGATGGTCGGGCCCATGCCGACGCCCTGCAGGGCGGTGATGATGCCGCGCGAGATGCCGTCGTACGGCGCGAGGACGCCGTCGAGCTTCGAGCCGTCGGAGTAGGTCGACGTGAGCAGGTCCTCCATGCGCTTCTGCGCCGCCTCCTGCGACCAGCGCAGCGTGGCGACCGTGTCGAAGTCGGTCTGGCCGGACTTCACGACGAGCGTGCCGTCGGTGATGAACGGCTGGAGGACGGACATGGCGCCGTCGAAGAAGAACCCGGCGTTGTTGTCGTCGGGCGAGCCGGCGAACAGCTCGATGTTGAACGGGCCCGTGACGCCGGCGACCTCGGTGCCGGCCTCGTCGAGCAGACCCATGCCGCGCAGCAGCGCGGTGCCCTGGGCGACGCCGACCGCGAAGTTGTCGAACGTGACGTAGAAGTCGACGTTCTCGGAGTCGCGGATGAGGCGGTCGTACGCGATGACCGGGATGTTCTGCGCGGCGGCGTTCTCGAGCTGGCTGGTGAGGGCCGTGCCGTCGATCGAGGCGATGATCAGGACGTCGGCGCCGCTGGTGATCATCTGGTCGATCTGCTGCGTCTGCGTCGGGATGTCGTCGCCCGCGTACTGCAGGTCGACCTTGTAGCCGAGCTCCTCGAGGCCCTCCTTGACGGCGTTGCCGTCGGCGATCCAGCGCTCGGAGGTCTCCGTGGGCATGGCGACACCGATGGTGATGTCGCTCGCCTCGGCGCCACCGCCGGCGCCCTCGGTGCTGTCGGTGCTGCCCGCACCGCCGCCGCCGCAGGCCGCGAGGCCGAGCGCGAGGGCGCCGGCCGTGGCCGCCATGGTGATCTTGCGTCGCATCGTGTGCGCTCCTTCTCGTCGTCGAGAGGTTCCGGTCCCGAATCCATCGGTGTCCGGCGCG contains these protein-coding regions:
- the mmsA gene encoding multiple monosaccharide ABC transporter ATP-binding protein, which encodes MDHSDILEMRSITKTFPGVKALQDVSLTVQRGEIHAICGENGAGKSTLMKVLSGVYPHGTYDGAIVFEGEEVEFGSINDSEGRGIVIIHQELALVPYLSVAENIFLGNEVRGTASLIDWNKANAEAAKLLARVGLDENPTTPVSQLGVGKQQLIEIAKALSKQVRLLILDEPTAALNDNDSEHLLGLLRHLKGQGITSIIISHKLNEIAEIADRTTIIRDGRTIETIDMSEPTSTQDRIIRGMVGRDLEHRYPERTPQIGDEVLRVEDWTVHHPTQSDRVVIDGASFNVRAGEVVGIAGLMGAGRTELAMSIFGRSYGRGISGRIYKDGQEIQVRDVDEAIRHGLAYATEDRKRYGLNLIEDIRRNISAAGMRRLARRGWVNGNEEIKVAEEYRASLNIKAPTVMALTGKLSGGNQQKVVLAKWLYTEPDVLILDEPTRGIDVGAKYEIYTIINRMVAAGKAVVVISSELPELLGICDRVYTLAFGRITGELPVAEATQERLMELMTIERETAKDLAS
- the chvE gene encoding multiple monosaccharide ABC transporter substrate-binding protein; the protein is MRRKITMAATAGALALGLAACGGGGAGSTDSTEGAGGGAEASDITIGVAMPTETSERWIADGNAVKEGLEELGYKVDLQYAGDDIPTQTQQIDQMITSGADVLIIASIDGTALTSQLENAAAQNIPVIAYDRLIRDSENVDFYVTFDNFAVGVAQGTALLRGMGLLDEAGTEVAGVTGPFNIELFAGSPDDNNAGFFFDGAMSVLQPFITDGTLVVKSGQTDFDTVATLRWSQEAAQKRMEDLLTSTYSDGSKLDGVLAPYDGISRGIITALQGVGMGPTIEAGLPIVTGQDAEVASVKLIADGVQSSTIFKDTRKLAAQSIEAAQAFIDGEEPEANDTETYDNGKKVVPSYLLDVDPVFADDITPLLVDSGYWTEDEVKSGVAK